One region of Olleya sp. Hel_I_94 genomic DNA includes:
- a CDS encoding OmpA family protein translates to MKITAYLILFLFVQQAVAQTKVADNFFRDFSYEKAAELYKEAIKKEDSTEHILKRIGDCYFNISKLEKAEFWYNKAINKYPSIDTEYIYKYVQTLRSQKKYELANDYLRTFNNKNKKDNRIKNIDNFNIENYNQLTNTEKVYVELENLPINTRYSDFGGYEFKDKLYYYSTWVKDSITDENELYDWNNEPFLNIFEADIKIENAIKSFNDSKKLNATVNTKDDHEGLVTITNDGKTMYFTRNNVNKKEKRKYSKEGTSFLKIYKATLSGSTWTNVTELPFNKDSYSCGAPALSPDNKTLYFVSDMGGGFGQTDLYKVAIKNDGSYGTPVNLGPEINTEGNEKFPFVAKDSTLYFSSDANLNLGLLDIFESNLLKIKKNDTTQVYIKNLGAPFNSPYDDFCFFIDNETQTGYLSSNREGGQGGDDIYAFGKYQCNQTVSGIAYDDLTKEPLDKVRVVILDANGKVLDTYFTENDGKYEFKEVDCDKTFTVMAERVVYRPDTKEFTTTPVNGENTEIDLYLKPLIIDNEIVINPIYFDYDKSFIRSDAAYELENIVAVMREHPRMIIKIESHADSRGRDAYNLKLSDRRAKSTRDYLYSRGIENDRIQSAIGYGESQILNKCTNGVKCSDEEHEFNRRSKFIITNQYK, encoded by the coding sequence ATGAAAATAACCGCATATCTTATTTTATTTTTATTTGTACAACAAGCTGTTGCACAAACTAAAGTTGCAGATAACTTTTTTAGAGATTTTTCTTATGAAAAAGCTGCAGAGCTGTATAAGGAAGCAATCAAAAAAGAAGATAGTACAGAACATATATTGAAAAGAATTGGTGACTGCTATTTCAATATTAGTAAGCTTGAAAAAGCAGAATTTTGGTATAATAAAGCCATAAACAAATATCCTTCTATCGATACTGAATACATATATAAATATGTACAAACTTTAAGAAGTCAAAAAAAATACGAATTAGCAAACGACTATTTAAGAACGTTTAATAATAAAAACAAAAAGGATAATCGTATTAAAAATATTGACAACTTTAATATTGAAAACTACAATCAATTAACTAATACAGAGAAGGTATATGTCGAACTTGAAAACCTTCCTATTAATACCAGATATTCAGATTTTGGAGGTTATGAGTTTAAAGATAAGTTATACTACTACTCTACTTGGGTTAAAGATTCTATCACAGATGAAAATGAATTATACGATTGGAATAACGAACCTTTCTTAAATATTTTTGAAGCTGATATAAAAATTGAAAATGCTATTAAATCTTTTAACGATTCAAAAAAACTAAACGCTACGGTAAATACAAAAGATGACCATGAAGGGTTAGTAACTATTACTAACGATGGTAAAACTATGTACTTTACTAGAAACAATGTAAATAAAAAAGAAAAAAGAAAGTACTCTAAAGAAGGGACTTCTTTTTTAAAAATATACAAAGCAACATTATCTGGAAGTACCTGGACTAATGTAACCGAATTACCTTTTAATAAAGATTCGTATTCATGTGGAGCTCCTGCGCTGAGTCCTGATAACAAAACACTATATTTTGTTTCTGATATGGGTGGTGGATTTGGACAAACTGATTTGTATAAAGTAGCAATTAAAAATGATGGTAGCTATGGTACACCTGTTAATTTAGGTCCTGAAATAAATACTGAAGGGAATGAAAAGTTTCCATTTGTAGCCAAGGATTCTACACTGTATTTTTCTAGTGATGCAAACTTAAACCTTGGTTTACTTGATATTTTTGAAAGTAACTTATTAAAAATTAAAAAAAATGATACCACTCAAGTTTACATTAAAAACTTAGGTGCACCATTTAATAGTCCATACGATGACTTCTGTTTTTTTATTGACAACGAAACTCAAACAGGTTACTTGTCTTCTAATCGAGAAGGTGGTCAAGGTGGAGATGATATTTATGCTTTTGGTAAATACCAATGTAATCAAACTGTTTCTGGAATTGCTTATGACGATTTAACTAAAGAACCTTTAGATAAAGTTAGAGTTGTGATATTGGATGCTAATGGTAAAGTCCTAGATACTTATTTTACAGAAAACGATGGTAAGTATGAATTTAAAGAAGTAGATTGTGATAAAACATTTACTGTTATGGCAGAACGTGTTGTGTATAGACCTGATACCAAAGAATTTACTACAACTCCAGTTAACGGAGAAAATACTGAAATTGATTTATATTTAAAACCATTAATTATCGATAATGAAATTGTAATCAATCCTATTTACTTTGATTATGATAAGTCATTTATAAGATCTGATGCTGCATACGAATTAGAAAATATTGTTGCAGTAATGAGAGAGCATCCAAGGATGATTATTAAAATAGAGTCTCATGCAGACAGTCGTGGTCGTGATGCTTATAACCTTAAGCTATCAGATAGACGTGCTAAATCAACAAGAGATTACTTGTACTCTAGAGGTATTGAAAACGATCGTATACAAAGTGCTATTGGTTATGGAGAGTCACAAATACTTAACAAATGTACCAACGGAGTTAAATGCTCTGATGAAGAACATGAGTTTAATAGACGATCTAAGTTTATAATTACCAATCAGTATA
- a CDS encoding type IX secretion system membrane protein PorP/SprF, translating to MKKINIFSIALVFICSSAQLLAQQLPQFSQYMFNTISINPAYAGSRETISVVGLHRSQWVGLAGAPTTSTVSIHAPLKNEKIGLGLSIINDELGYENFVYAYGDFSYTIELSEKTKLAFGLKAGFTHYNLDQEGFLDDPTVAIDPFFSNFTNRWNPNVGVGAYLHQNKWYVGLSAPRILNTDYNESALDPEVDYIALERVGYYLTAGYVFELNESTKLKPSALVKLTNGAPVSFDLSAHLLFDEKFWIGGSYRYNRDTSTIGALADFQVSPQMRIGYAYEHYITDLRPYTGGTHEILLMFEVFKPTKRVKSPRYF from the coding sequence ATGAAAAAAATAAATATATTCAGTATTGCTCTAGTGTTTATATGTAGTTCAGCACAACTATTAGCACAACAGTTGCCCCAATTTTCGCAATACATGTTTAATACTATTTCAATAAATCCAGCATATGCTGGAAGTAGAGAAACTATTAGTGTGGTAGGTCTACATAGAAGTCAATGGGTTGGATTAGCTGGTGCTCCAACAACATCAACGGTTTCTATACATGCGCCATTAAAAAATGAGAAAATAGGTTTAGGACTATCTATTATTAATGACGAATTAGGTTACGAAAATTTTGTTTATGCCTATGGTGATTTTTCTTACACTATTGAGCTTTCTGAAAAAACAAAATTGGCATTTGGTTTAAAAGCTGGATTTACTCATTATAACCTAGACCAAGAAGGTTTTCTAGATGATCCAACAGTAGCGATAGACCCTTTCTTTAGTAATTTTACAAATAGATGGAACCCAAATGTTGGTGTTGGTGCTTATTTACATCAAAACAAATGGTACGTTGGTTTATCTGCTCCAAGAATATTGAATACAGATTATAACGAAAGTGCTTTAGATCCAGAAGTAGACTACATCGCTTTAGAGCGTGTTGGGTATTATTTAACTGCTGGTTATGTATTTGAATTAAATGAATCTACTAAACTTAAACCATCTGCATTAGTTAAATTAACTAATGGTGCTCCTGTATCATTTGACCTAAGTGCACATTTACTATTTGACGAAAAGTTTTGGATTGGTGGAAGTTATAGATATAATAGAGATACATCAACTATTGGTGCGTTGGCAGATTTTCAGGTATCACCTCAAATGAGAATTGGTTATGCCTATGAGCATTATATAACAGATCTAAGACCGTACACTGGAGGAACGCATGAAATATTATTAATGTTTGAAGTCTTTAAACCTACAAAACGTGTTAAATCACCAAGATATTTTTAA